The Armatimonadota bacterium genome includes the window CGACGGCTGGTTCGACTACCCCGCGGAGAAGAACGAGGCGGACTGGTTCGATCTCGGCGGCTTCTCGAAGGTCCAGCCCTACTACACGCGCAACGCGGAGATCTACGCGATGACCGACGACGTGAAGCCGTTCATCCGCTCGTACTTCAACACGCTCGCGAGCCTGCTCAACACCGAGAATCTCTCGCTCTGGGAGCATTTCCGCAACGCCGGCGCATGGAACAAGACGCACGAGACCGGCTACTTCCTCCAGCAGACGGCATGGATGTTCGTGCGCGAGCGCTCCGATGAGTTGTGGCTCGCGCCGTTCGTGACCGACCGCTGGCTGGAGGACGGCAAGGTCGTCGAAATACGGAACGCGCCTACCCGGCTGGGGAAGGTTGGCTACCGGATCGAGTCGCACGTAGCAGACGGCTTCATCGAGGCCACGATAGACCTCTCCGCCGCGCGCGGTGTCCTGGCCGTCCACCTCCGGATCCGCCATCCCGAGGGCAAGACCCCGAAGTCGGTGAGCGTGCCGGGGATGGACAAGCCCTACTTCCGCGAACCCGAGTCCGAGGTCGTCATCCGCGGCAAGATCCCGGGGACTCTGAAGGTCCGGATCGAATACTGACCCGGCCGCCACGGCGATACAACCGATCCCGCTCCGAATGGGAAGCATCCCGTCTGTGCCGGGAAGGTTCCCAATTCGTTTGGGAACCCTCCCGAAGGCAACTCGAATGGGCTACTTAGCCGTCAGGCTGAGGATGATTCCGACCAGTGCGTTCATGCCTTTCTTGAGATCCGCGCCGAGGTGGATTCGGAGCACCCGGCAGCCCTTCTCTCGCAGCGAGATGAAGTCCCCCATCGCCTGCGCGTCCTTCAGCGCCCCGAACGAGTAGACCTCGCCGGGGATGGGGACATCCTTCAGGTCGTCGGCCGTGATCTGGATGAACAGGCCCGTGTTCGGCCCGCCCTTGTGGAACTGGCCGGTGCTGTGCAGGAATCTCGGGCCGTATCCGACGGTCACCGCGGCCTTGAGGTGGTCGGCGAGGGCGGACCTGATCGTCTTCAGGGCAACCTCGGCCTCGGCCGTGCGGCGCGTGAAGGCCATCAGCGCCACATAGTTGCCCGGCTCGAATCGCCTGAGGTGGGCGTCGAGCACCGCCTCGACCGATGCATTCTCGTACGAGCCGTTCTGTCGAATCTCATCCAGGATAAAGCCGGTCTCGTCGTCGGCGTAGGCGGCCAGGATTCCGTTGTCGGCGAGCTTGGTCTGGGCGGGCAGGGCGTTCTTCTGCTCATACTCCTTGATGAGTTCGCCGGTGATCTTCTTGCTGCTGCCCACGTTCTTCTGGTCGAACGCATTGACGGCAAGGAGCGCGCTCGCTACCGCTGTCGCCATCTCCCACCGAAAATACTCCTGGCCGATGTGAGTGGGGTTCTCTATATCTATGGTCACCAGTGGATGGCCTGCGTCGGCCAGTGCATCTGCCTTCACGTCCAAGCTGTCGTCCTTGGCGCCTTTGAGTTTCGTGTAGACGAAGAGGCGGTCGGCTCCATACATTTCGGATGGGCCGACGGGCTCGCCCTCGACCGGCAAGACGCCGCGCCCGTTCTTCCCGGTGCTCTCGGCGACGAGCTGCTCCACCCAGCAGCCCAGGCTCTCGATTTCGGGCGAGAAGAGAAGCGTCATCTTGTCGCGGCCTCGCATCGCGCATTCCGCCATGATCGCGCCGAGCGCCACGCCGGGGTTGTTCGGCCCGGGGCGCTGGTCGCTGCACTCCTCCATCATCTCCCGGGCGCTCTCCAGCATGCCCTTCACGTCAACGCCGATCAGTGCCGCGGGAACGAGCCCGAAGTACGAGAGAGCGGAGTACCGCCCGCCGATGTCCGGCATGTTGATGAACACCCGGCGGAATCCCCTGTCCCCGGCTTCGTGTTGCAGCCAACTGCCGGGGTCGGTAATCGCGGCGAAGTTCCGTCCGTCGCCGAGCTTGTCGAGGAAGTACCGATATGCCGACTTCGTCTCGATCGTTCCTCCGGACTTGCTCGAAACGACGAAGAGTGCGTTCGCGAGGTCAATCTGCGCTTCAACGTCCAGCACGGCCTGGGGGACGGTGCTGTCGAGGACGAGCAGCTTGGGGAAGCCCTGCTTGCTGCCGAACGTGAGGTAGGAGACCTCAGGGCTGAGGCTGCTCCCTCCCATGCCGAGCACGATGACCGACGTGATTCCCGCGTCCTTGATCTCCTGCGCGAAACCCATCAACTCCTCGACGCGGTTGAGCATCGTGGACGGGACGTCGAGCCATCCCAGGCGATCAACGAGTTCCTTCGTCCCTGCGGGCTGCTTCCACGGTGCGGCGTCCTTCGCCCAGATCAGCCTGGTGAGCTGCTGGCGGTCCCACGACTCCAGCGCGGCGTCGACGATCTCCTGATACTGCCCGAGATTCGCGGAAAACGCGCCGTTCCCGCTTCCATAGGTAATGCTCTCTGAGCCTGTTTTCATGCTGCTCCCCGTCCGGCGGATGGTCTGCGGTCGATGCTCGCATATTCTACCCCAACCACGGGATACTCGGCAAGATGCGGTTGGGAGGATTGTCTGCCTGGCGGGCCGAATCTACCCGGTAGCGACTGCAACGACCGGAGGTAAGTGAATGAGCAGGAGGACGAAATGAACATGCCGTTCGGAGAGATCAAGAACAAGATGCTCGAGA containing:
- a CDS encoding transaldolase, whose amino-acid sequence is MKTGSESITYGSGNGAFSANLGQYQEIVDAALESWDRQQLTRLIWAKDAAPWKQPAGTKELVDRLGWLDVPSTMLNRVEELMGFAQEIKDAGITSVIVLGMGGSSLSPEVSYLTFGSKQGFPKLLVLDSTVPQAVLDVEAQIDLANALFVVSSKSGGTIETKSAYRYFLDKLGDGRNFAAITDPGSWLQHEAGDRGFRRVFINMPDIGGRYSALSYFGLVPAALIGVDVKGMLESAREMMEECSDQRPGPNNPGVALGAIMAECAMRGRDKMTLLFSPEIESLGCWVEQLVAESTGKNGRGVLPVEGEPVGPSEMYGADRLFVYTKLKGAKDDSLDVKADALADAGHPLVTIDIENPTHIGQEYFRWEMATAVASALLAVNAFDQKNVGSSKKITGELIKEYEQKNALPAQTKLADNGILAAYADDETGFILDEIRQNGSYENASVEAVLDAHLRRFEPGNYVALMAFTRRTAEAEVALKTIRSALADHLKAAVTVGYGPRFLHSTGQFHKGGPNTGLFIQITADDLKDVPIPGEVYSFGALKDAQAMGDFISLREKGCRVLRIHLGADLKKGMNALVGIILSLTAK